Within the bacterium genome, the region TTTTTGATTTAAAAGTTAGTTTAACTTGTTTGGCTGCTTCAGCTTCGTCTTTGGTGATATAGCCCTGCACGGCCATTTGATCGAGCACTAATTTTTGGCGGGCGTAAAGTTTTTCCGTGTTGGAACCGAAGGGAGAGTAGAATGTTGGCGCTTTGGGAAGGGAGGCGAGTAACGATGCTTGCGGAAGCGACAAATCCTTGGCGGAGGTGCCAAAAAAGGCTTGCGCGGCAGATTCAACGCCACTGGTGTTCGAGCCATAGGGTGTGATATTAAGATATGTTTCAAGAATTTTGTCTTTGGAAAGTTTGTTGTCTACCTCCAACGCCAAAATTGCTTCCCGCGCTTTGCGGGTAAGGGTTCTTTCCGGCGAAAGCATTGTTTGTTTTATCAACTGTTGGGTAATGGTGGAACCGCCCTGTAACGATTTGCCACGAATATCCGCCCAAAGGGCACGAAAAATTCCTCGGAAACTAATCCCGCCGTGTTTATAGAAATCTTTGTCCTCGATGGCAACCGTGGCGTTTTTGAGGAAGGGAGAAATTTCGTTGAACGGTTTGTAGGTGCGACGAATTTCACCAAATTCATAAAGGACGACCGTGCCGGTGCGATCAAATATCTTAGTGGATTCAAGTCCGCGTTGCTCGCCTAATTTGCTGGGATCGGGGATGCCGGAAAAGATGTAGCCGGCATAGCCAAAACAGACAATAAAGATGGCAAAAACAGCGTAAATGGCTAATTTACGGAGCGGATGCTTACGCTTAATAATGCCTCGGTTATGTGGCGGATAATCTACCCCATTAGTCGTAGTGCGTCGAACGGGCATTTCTAGTAGGAGCTTAATACAATAATGGAGTATATACAAGAGGTAATAAATTCAGCTACCAGCCAAGGAAACGACGCCCAAAATGTCCAATTTCTAATTCCTAATTTCTAATGAAATTTCCAAATGCCCAAATGCTCGCTAAAAACAATCGAGTAATTGGCAGGAATGACAGCGTTACACTACTGTCGCGCTATTCGTTTTATCTGTGGATCTATCAAGAACGGTCCCAAATCGCGGCGACCTATTAGTAATTCGTGTTTTAAGTGGCCTCTGGCGGCGATGGTTACTTCTGTAGAAATTTGTTCGCCACCTAAAATAATTTGTAAGGGGATCACTTGGCGTTCTTCTTTACCCAAGGCGCTTTTAATAATTTTGCGGTGTACTAGCCCGCTTTTGAGTAAGCCATATTCTTCGGCTAGGTCGCGGTCGATGGACGAACGGTAGGCACCCGTGTCGATTTTGGCGATATAGTTGTGCGGGTTCCCTTCCGCGTCAAAAATCAAGACATTTTCGCGCACGCCGACGCGCTTACGTTTCTTTTCGGTGTTGGGTTGGGTGTATAAAGAAAGGGCGACATCCACGGCATGTTCCGGTGTGCGGACCGTTAATTCTTCTATGCGACGTAAGCGATCCCGCAATGTTGTGCGGTTGGCAAGTTGGATAGAGAGTCCCGGGCGAGAATTGGCTTCCAAAACCATCGGGCCTTCTTCGCGATCGACGGCGATGTCAATGCCGGTGTAGCCGAGGTTTAAAACACTGGCCGTTTTGGCGGCGAGGTGCAAAATTTCTCGGAAGTTTTCCAAAATAATATCTGAGAGTGGCAGGCGTGTGTCCGGATAATTGGTGATATATTTGTCGCGTAAAATCGCGGTGGTAGTCCGTCCCGTTCCCAAATCAATTCCGCAACCGATACCGCCCATGTGTAGGTTCGCGCGACCGCGGGAATCGGGAGTGGGAAGACGGAGCATCGCCATTACCGGCACAAAGTTGGCAACAAGAATACGGATGTCCGGAATGCCGCCTTTGGAAAAAGGTTTGATCTCGCGTTGAACTTTAATGCGTTGTTCGAAAAAAGCGATATCGGGGACATTGTTGATGGAAAAATTTCCGTCTAAAATATCGTAGGCGCGCTCGCGAATATCGGCTAAATCGACGGGGGTGCGATCGGATTTTACCCAGTGTCCGCGTTTACTGCGACCGAAAACCACCATAATACCGGCACCGCCGTATCCGTAGTTTGGTTTTAAGACAAAACTTTTAGGCAATTTGGACCAATCAAAATTTTCAATATCACTGTGTTTGCGGATGATCCCATAAAGGCGAGGGGTGGGAATGCCGTGGCTGATCAATAAGTTTTTTGTGGCGAGTTTGTCATTGGCCACTTTGGCCGAGATCACGGAATTTAACGGTCGCATAAATTGCAGAATCCGGGCATTCATGCCCAGGACGTTACGGCGGCGTTTAAAGAGTTTCATGGGCGTCTGGGTTTATCAAAACCAAAATCCGTGAAAAAAATCTTTTGTGTGTACACTCCGTTTAATGCCGAACTGCGGCATTAAACTCGCTCTTCGCGCTCGCCCTGCTGGGCGAGTCGCAAGGCCACACAAAAGACATTTTCCACGGATTTTGTTTGCACCTAGTTCAAAACTTTTCATCTTTTATAAGCTAACTCTTTCCTGGAAATAA harbors:
- a CDS encoding sugar-transfer associated ATP-grasp domain-containing protein, producing MKLFKRRRNVLGMNARILQFMRPLNSVISAKVANDKLATKNLLISHGIPTPRLYGIIRKHSDIENFDWSKLPKSFVLKPNYGYGGAGIMVVFGRSKRGHWVKSDRTPVDLADIRERAYDILDGNFSINNVPDIAFFEQRIKVQREIKPFSKGGIPDIRILVANFVPVMAMLRLPTPDSRGRANLHMGGIGCGIDLGTGRTTTAILRDKYITNYPDTRLPLSDIILENFREILHLAAKTASVLNLGYTGIDIAVDREEGPMVLEANSRPGLSIQLANRTTLRDRLRRIEELTVRTPEHAVDVALSLYTQPNTEKKRKRVGVRENVLIFDAEGNPHNYIAKIDTGAYRSSIDRDLAEEYGLLKSGLVHRKIIKSALGKEERQVIPLQIILGGEQISTEVTIAARGHLKHELLIGRRDLGPFLIDPQIKRIARQ